The window TATGAATGCGGTTCCAAACAGCCAACGCGAAGCAGTTCTTGCGCTGGGAGCAACGCGTTGGGAGATGATCCGCATCGGCGTTCTACGCAACTCGCGCATTGGAATCGTGGGTGCCATTATGCTTGGTCTAGGCCGAGCGCTAGGGGAGACGATGGCGGTCACGATGGTGATCGGCAACCACCCCGACATCAGCAAGTCGCTCTTTGCGCCTGGATATACGCTGGCCAGCGTCATCGCAAACGAGTTCTCCGAAGCTACTGGCGATCTGTATCTGAGTGCTCTCATTGAGATTGGGCTGGCGCTCTTCCTGGTCACGATCGTCGTCAATGCCATTGCCCGTTTGATGGTCTGGGCAGTCACACGCAACGCTCCGGCACGGGTGAACTGACATGAGCACTCAACCTCTCAGCAATCGGCCACCTATGGACTTTCAGACTCGGTCCATGCGCATGAATACAGCCCGGCGTAATGCGACTAACTACTTCATCAGCGGACTGTCCATGCTCGCGACTATACTCGTCATTCTGCCGCTGGTCGCGATCCTCTTCTACCTCATCTACAAAGGGGCCAGCTCGCTGAACCTCGCCTTCTTTACCCACATCCCGGCACCAGTGGGGGAGACAGGCGGGGGAATGGCAAATTCGATTGTTGGTTCGGGCATCATTCTCCTCCTTGCAAGCCTGATGGGTGTTCCCATCGGTATCGCTGCGGGTGTTTATCTTGCAGAGTTTGGCCGAGGTAAAGCTCTGGCAACGGCTGTCCGCTTTACCGCCGATGTATTGAATGGCGTTCCTTCGATCGTCATGGGTATTGCGATCTACTCTTTGATCGTCATGCAGCAAAAGCATTTTTCTGCGCTCGCCGGTGGCGTCGCACTCGCGATTATGATGGTGCCGACGATCACCCGCACCACGGAAGAGATGCTGGCCACAGTCCCTCACGCGATCCGCGAAGCTGCTCTCGGCCTCGGCGTTCCCAAGTGGCGCACAGCTATTTCGGTGAGCTTGCGTACCGCCTCACCAGGAATCATTACGGGCTGCATGCTGGCGTTTGCCCGTGTCGCCGGAGAGACCGCGCCATTGTTGTTCACAGCATTCGGCAATCAGTTCTGGAGCTTTAAACTGAGCGAGCCAATCGCTGCGTTGCCGCTCCAGATTTACGTTTACGCCATCTCGCCCTATGATGAGTGGCATCGTCTGGCGTGGGCTGGTGCGCTTGTTCTTATCGTTCTAATCATGGTTTCGGTCACGCTCGTTCGGATCTTTGCCAACCGCGGCGTACTCAAGGGAGGAAGCTAGTGGGAGTTGGCATTTTAGTTGAGGGTTTGAACGCGTGGTATGGGACGACGCATACGCTGCAGGATATTAATCTACATATCCCGGCTAACCATGCCACTGCGTTGATCGGTCCCTCGGGCTGCGGCAAATCCACCTTCGTTCGCTGTTTGAACCGCATGCATGAAACCAATCCCATTGCCCGTGCCACCGGCACGGTGAAGATGGGCGATATAGACATCTACAACGATGCATCGCCGGTTGAGATTCGTCGCCGGGTCGGTATGGTATTCCAGCGCCCAAATCCTTTTCCGACGATGTCGATCTATGACAATGTCGTGAGTGGACTGAAGCTCAACGGCTTCCGCAACCGCCGTATTCTGGACGAGACCGTCGAGCGTTCGCTGAAGCAGGCTGCGCTGTGGGAAGAGGTCAAAGATGATCTCAAAAAGAAGTCTGGGGCCTCGCTCTCTGGCGGACAACAGCAGCGGATGTGCATCGCGCGTGCACTTGCCGTAGACCCCGAGGTACTTCTCATGGACGAGCCTGCTTCCGCGCTCGATCCCGTCTCTACGTCGAAGATCGAAGACCTTATCTTCCAGTTGAAGTCTCAGTACACCATTGTTATCGTGACGCACAACATGCAGCAGGCCGCTCGTGTCGCCGAAAACACGGGCTTCTTCCTCAATGGCAAGATGGTCGAGTTCGATTCCACGCACAAGATCTTCACCAATCCGCGGGACAAGCGAACGGAAGACTATATCACCGGGAGGTTTGGTTGATGCGCGTCAAATTTCACCAGAGCCTCGACGATCTCAAAGAGAAGCTGCTTGTCATGGCCGGCATGGCCGAACAGGCGATTCAACGTTCTATCGAGGCCTACAGCACTCGCGACCTCGCTATTTGCGAACTCGTCTTTCGCGCCGAGCCCTCCATCAACCGGCTAGAGCGCGAGATCGATCAGATGGCGCTTGATCTCCTCGCCATGGAGCAGCCCATGGCTATCGATCTCCGCTTCATCCTGTCAGTCATCCGCATCAACGCCGATCTAGAGCGCGTTGGAGATCAAGCTGTCAATATTGCGGTTCGTGTTCGCGAGATGGGAGCGTTTGCGAACATCGATCTTCCCGTCGACATTCCCAAACTCGCCTCGCTCTCTTCGGCAATGGTTCGCAAATCCCTTCAGGCATTTATCGAAGGAGACGCAGAACTCGCTAACTCCGTTTTGCGCCTCGACGACCAGGTAGACGAGATGAACGATGCTGCATTTTATGCGCTCAGTTCACTCATCAAAGAGAAGCCCGAATTGACCCCGCAGTCATTGAACGCGCTCATCATCTCGCGCAACCTCGAGCGTGTAGGCGACCATGCCACCAATATCGCCGAAGACGTGATCTTCTGGGTGCGGGGCGCCGACGTCCGTCACAACAGCGCCATAAATTAGTCTGAAGCTGGTGTTGGGCTCAGCTCAGGCTGCCACCAGACTAGTCGGGGCAGAGCAGGATAATAGAGCCCGACGCGCAGCCTATCCGCCGACACACTTTCGCGCATCATTCGCCCATAAGCTTCCAGTTGGGGAGCATATTTTGTGCGCTGTTCGGCGAGAAACTCATCAACGCCGCCTCGCCCATGCGTTGATGTCTTGTAGTCGATGATCCAGAGGTAGTCATCGCCGGTCTTCTGCGGCTCAGCTCCAGCGAGGAACATCCGATCCAAGCGCACGCTGCTTCGTCTCTCGTCCCACGATATGAGTGCATACTCACTCGACGCTCCACTGTGCGGACTCAACACCCATAGACCATCCGAGTCCATGAGCGTGTTAGTCAACGCTGTCTTGACCCGGGTTGTAAGCCGTTCAACGACGGTAGGCGGCAGGCCGTCTCCCCGCAGCACAGCAGAAATTCGCGACGACCATCCGGCAACTTCGCGCAATAGCGTCTCAGCACCGATCCCGCTGGCTAAGCGTTTTGTCAGGATCTCCATAAAAGCGTGGACAGCGTTGCCAAAGGCACGAGCTTCAAACGAGCCCTCAGGTCTGTCGAAGGGTGTGTCATTCGGTGCTGTCTCTGCATCCCCATACGACAGTCTCCGCGGGGCTGCGAATCTTGCTTCTGTGCTGAAGTTCAGCGGCAACCGCTTCAACAATGCGGGTCGCTCGCGACTGTCATCGCTAGCTGCAAGGCTATCGATAAAGCCTTCATCTCCCTCTTCAGGAAACAAGGACATCACAAATGTAGTCTTCCGGTCCTCGGATACGGGCGTGATGTTTGCGAAGTGCCTTTCCGCAGCCGGCCACGCTGTCGCCAGCAGACTCCCATAGGCGCGATGAACTTCACCTTTCGATGTCTGGTCTGGAGTGGCAAATAGATGTAGCTCCTCCCGCGCGCGTGTGCACGCGACGTAAAAAAGGCGCTTCCTCTCAGCTGCATTGCGTGTTTTATCGATGCCTTTCAGCCAGTCGTTTAACTCCTTGGAGCCCTCGCCTCGGCTCACAATTGGCGCCAGAACGATCGATGCCGCGCTTGCATCTGCGGAATCGATTTCGTTCCACGTCAGCAGTTTTTCGCGATTTACTTGCGGCTTTTTTTCAAGCCCGGGCACTATCACCACGTCCCACTCAAGCCCCTTTGCTCCATGGATCGTCATCAGATCCACGGCGCCCGTGGCCGGCGGTGTCTCTGCAAATAATCTGTCGAGTTGCGCTTTCAGCAGACGAAGATCCAGCAGTTCACCCTGTTCTTCCACTTCGTCAAGCAACTGCAGATACCGTCGAACATTCGCCATCTCCGCTGGTTTCAGATAAACGTCGCCCCCCAAAGAACGCCAGGTCCTCTCCACCAATTGTGCCGTTGTCACACCAGACCGATGGTTTCGAGCCGCCTGTAGGACTGGCCAAACACGCGCTAGCCGAAAGCAACTTTCTTCACTCAACAAGTCTCCGCGTTCGGCAATAACATCTTCGACGCAACGCTCAGCCCATACCGGATCATCCGCGCCAGCCAGCATATGAAGATCCGCTAGCCCGAGTCCACACCACGGAGCATGTAACACAGCAAACCATGCCACGCGATCCGCAGGATGCAACAATGCCCGCGTCAGCGCGTATAAATCCAACACCTCTTGCCTCTCTCCAAGTCCCTCGATGTCTACCGCACGATAAGGAATTGCGCCCTTGGTATCGTCTGTCAGCTCTGTCACAATAACGCTCAGCAGTTTGCGGCTCCGTACCAGCACGGCGATCCGCCACGGCTCGCTTCGCCCTTTGGGCAATGGGCGACTGCGCCAATCCTCAACAATTGCCCTGATGTTCTCTGCCTCCAGCTTCGTTTCACGCCGCCGTTGCTTCTTCGCTTCTTCTGGGTCGTCCGCTGCGGCGAGCAGACGTGCATGCCATACGAGATTCAGAGACTTAGTCTGCGACACCGGGCGTACAGCCTTCGCCTCGATATATGGCACGTCTTCGGAATTTGTCACGTTCACCTCTCGGGGAAACAAAAGAGAGAAGTTTTCATTGAAGTCTTCCACGAGCCCGCGCTGAGAACGGAAGTTCGCGGTCAACTGCAGCCGACCCACTTGCAAATCACCAAACAGCTCCGTCTGCATGGTCCTCACGAACCGCTCTACCCTGGCCTGACGAAAGAGGTAGATTGATTGCTTTGGATCGCCCACCAAAAACACGGTTTGACTCTGTCCGTCCCAACCCTGTGTGAGAAGTTGAACCAGCTCATACTGGCTACTGGAGGTGTCCTGCATCTCATCCACGAGCAGATGCTGCAGCTTCATTCCCAGAGCATCGTTGTAGTCATTTACCGCGTCATCCCGGCGAAGAGCGACCTGCGCGAGGAGCCCGGGCTCGGCAAAATCACACTGGCCCTGCTTTGCAAAGACTAACTGCAGCTCCGCAAGTGAGCGGCTCAAGACTCGAAACAACGCCTTCGCGACTATCCACTGGTTGATTGGGTACTTGATCGGCGGCAGGTTCTTCACCAACTTGATCGCGTCCAGTACGGCATCGTTACCGCGCAACTCCTCGACCAGATCTCCCAGCCTCGCAG is drawn from Edaphobacter lichenicola and contains these coding sequences:
- the pstA gene encoding phosphate ABC transporter permease PstA, coding for MSTQPLSNRPPMDFQTRSMRMNTARRNATNYFISGLSMLATILVILPLVAILFYLIYKGASSLNLAFFTHIPAPVGETGGGMANSIVGSGIILLLASLMGVPIGIAAGVYLAEFGRGKALATAVRFTADVLNGVPSIVMGIAIYSLIVMQQKHFSALAGGVALAIMMVPTITRTTEEMLATVPHAIREAALGLGVPKWRTAISVSLRTASPGIITGCMLAFARVAGETAPLLFTAFGNQFWSFKLSEPIAALPLQIYVYAISPYDEWHRLAWAGALVLIVLIMVSVTLVRIFANRGVLKGGS
- the pstB gene encoding phosphate ABC transporter ATP-binding protein PstB, with amino-acid sequence MGVGILVEGLNAWYGTTHTLQDINLHIPANHATALIGPSGCGKSTFVRCLNRMHETNPIARATGTVKMGDIDIYNDASPVEIRRRVGMVFQRPNPFPTMSIYDNVVSGLKLNGFRNRRILDETVERSLKQAALWEEVKDDLKKKSGASLSGGQQQRMCIARALAVDPEVLLMDEPASALDPVSTSKIEDLIFQLKSQYTIVIVTHNMQQAARVAENTGFFLNGKMVEFDSTHKIFTNPRDKRTEDYITGRFG
- the phoU gene encoding phosphate signaling complex protein PhoU, whose protein sequence is MRVKFHQSLDDLKEKLLVMAGMAEQAIQRSIEAYSTRDLAICELVFRAEPSINRLEREIDQMALDLLAMEQPMAIDLRFILSVIRINADLERVGDQAVNIAVRVREMGAFANIDLPVDIPKLASLSSAMVRKSLQAFIEGDAELANSVLRLDDQVDEMNDAAFYALSSLIKEKPELTPQSLNALIISRNLERVGDHATNIAEDVIFWVRGADVRHNSAIN
- a CDS encoding UvrD-helicase domain-containing protein, which encodes MADLFIVPKVEHVPDAKDERPPDWHDRERALDVRHSWIVEAPAGSGKTGLLIQRYLKLLADDSVDDPTQVLAITFTVKATAEMRERVSAQLESAAYDKPIKSDSTFDRQTRALANAVLQRDKMFGWNLLEHPRRLRIRTIDSLCMEIAQSLPVLSGSGGGQKPVEDAAPMYREAARRTLMQLGGPDDALDEALRTLMLHRDGSLADCERLLMEMLPLRNQWGELVPLAKQELDDKFLDGTVLPKLERALEEAVCAGLTRLAQTVPPDILQELSSLAGEMGHADGHKGNPSPIAMCAGVHTAPGETAKDLDHWRALIHLMTTTDGKWRAGFRSNWLRFEVEKVHAARLGDLVEELRGNDAVLDAIKLVKNLPPIKYPINQWIVAKALFRVLSRSLAELQLVFAKQGQCDFAEPGLLAQVALRRDDAVNDYNDALGMKLQHLLVDEMQDTSSSQYELVQLLTQGWDGQSQTVFLVGDPKQSIYLFRQARVERFVRTMQTELFGDLQVGRLQLTANFRSQRGLVEDFNENFSLLFPREVNVTNSEDVPYIEAKAVRPVSQTKSLNLVWHARLLAAADDPEEAKKQRRRETKLEAENIRAIVEDWRSRPLPKGRSEPWRIAVLVRSRKLLSVIVTELTDDTKGAIPYRAVDIEGLGERQEVLDLYALTRALLHPADRVAWFAVLHAPWCGLGLADLHMLAGADDPVWAERCVEDVIAERGDLLSEESCFRLARVWPVLQAARNHRSGVTTAQLVERTWRSLGGDVYLKPAEMANVRRYLQLLDEVEEQGELLDLRLLKAQLDRLFAETPPATGAVDLMTIHGAKGLEWDVVIVPGLEKKPQVNREKLLTWNEIDSADASAASIVLAPIVSRGEGSKELNDWLKGIDKTRNAAERKRLFYVACTRAREELHLFATPDQTSKGEVHRAYGSLLATAWPAAERHFANITPVSEDRKTTFVMSLFPEEGDEGFIDSLAASDDSRERPALLKRLPLNFSTEARFAAPRRLSYGDAETAPNDTPFDRPEGSFEARAFGNAVHAFMEILTKRLASGIGAETLLREVAGWSSRISAVLRGDGLPPTVVERLTTRVKTALTNTLMDSDGLWVLSPHSGASSEYALISWDERRSSVRLDRMFLAGAEPQKTGDDYLWIIDYKTSTHGRGGVDEFLAEQRTKYAPQLEAYGRMMRESVSADRLRVGLYYPALPRLVWWQPELSPTPASD